The sequence below is a genomic window from Mycetohabitans rhizoxinica HKI 454.
TGCTCCCATTCATCAAGCCAGATCGGCAGCGGTGAGATGAGAATGCCCGTTTGCAGCAGCACGTCAAATGCGATGTCGGCCATTTCAAGCTTGGTGGTGAGGAACCGCTGATGTTCTCCTTTCAGCAGGACAGCCACATCGGCGTCGCTGTCGGCCCGATGGGTGCGCCGCGCCCGGCTTCCGTAGAGAATCGCGCCAGTTATGTCGTAACGGTCGGCAATCAGGTTAAGGAAGTACCGAATCGCTCGTTCGGTATCGGGGTCGATGTGATTCGAGTTCATCGGCAGCATTCCTTCCCCGTAAAATGCGGTCTTGGGTTCATATGTCGCCCGTCGCGCCGCTGCGCGGATAAGAGATCTAGTGTGGTACGCAATGAGTACCATGTCAAGCTTGTTTTGTGTGCCGTTTTCTGCGGTCCTGGAGTAGTCGCAGAATC
It includes:
- a CDS encoding nucleotidyltransferase domain-containing protein; the protein is MNSNHIDPDTERAIRYFLNLIADRYDITGAILYGSRARRTHRADSDADVAVLLKGEHQRFLTTKLEMADIAFDVLLQTGILISPLPIWLDEWEHPETYSNPLLLHNINREGVRL